Proteins from a genomic interval of Zingiber officinale cultivar Zhangliang chromosome 1B, Zo_v1.1, whole genome shotgun sequence:
- the LOC121992861 gene encoding uncharacterized protein LOC121992861 yields MARNKAERSLSPPLPPSTPPAETETVLTAAAERRQLVILKRSKSWHRCREVAGGAAANCAALCCCCPAVLFDVLLAATVRVPAALCRQALKARAKRKEQAKRRKETSTDGGGPENAEVDAEVPLAATEEMAESIPSEKITEVEKDMLALFCNAGFWRSSSQTEDNRR; encoded by the coding sequence ATGGCGCGAAACAAGGCGGAGCGCAGCCTGTCGCCGCCTCTGCCTCCTTCGACGCCGCCTGCGGAAACAGAAACGGTGCTCACGGCTGCGGCGGAGCGGCGGCAGCTTGTGATACTCAAGCGGTCTAAGTCCTGGCATAGGTGCCGCGAGGTGGCCGGGGGTGCTGCCGCGAACTGCGCCGCCCTGTGCTGCTGCTGTCCCGCCGTGCTGTTCGACGTCCTCCTCGCGGCGACGGTGCGGGTCCCTGCGGCGCTCTGCCGCCAGGCGCTGAAGGCGCGGGCCAAGCGGAAGGAACAGGCCAAGAGGAGGAAGGAGACGAGCACGGACGGCGGGGGTCCCGAAAATGCGGAGGTGGATGCCGAGGTGCCCTTGGCGGCGACGGAGGAGATGGCGGAGTCGATCCCGTCGGAGAAGATTACGGAGGTGGAAAAGGATATGTTGGCCCTGTTTTGCAACGCCGGATTCTGGCGGAGCTCGTCACAGACAGAGGACAACCGCCGGTGA
- the LOC122046432 gene encoding uncharacterized protein LOC122046432 produces the protein MTPPPKAAAAEPRESPAVVDDSNGIRRNNKRKPVVIYMVSPEVIHVKASEFMTLVQRLTGPSAAAGEECSSPRVSVNRQVVPVRVKARALIRQPPTPARDSPSSQLSTLFFHDLSPPSTYAARKDEPMAAPQSWLLGGEYLDQSPRREPGLGSGSAYLDALDRRPERLGGRR, from the coding sequence ATGACTCCTCCTCCCAAGGCCGCTGCTGCCGAACCTCGCGAATCGCCGGCGGTTGTCGACGACTCGAACGGGATCCGCCGGAACAATAAGCGGAAGCCGGTCGTCATCTACATGGTCTCGCCCGAGGTCATCCACGTGAAGGCCAGCGAGTTCATGACCCTGGTGCAGCGCCTCACCGGCCCCAGCGCCGCCGCCGGCGAGGAGTGCTCGTCCCCCCGCGTCAGCGTCAACCGCCAGGTGGTGCCGGTGAGGGTCAAAGCGCGGGCGCTGATCCGGCAGCCTCCGACGCCGGCGCGAGATTCGCCGTCGTCTCAGCTTTCGACGCTGTTCTTCCACGACTTGAGTCCGCCATCAACATACGCGGCGCGGAAGGACGAGCCGATGGCGGCGCCGCAGAGTTGGTTGCTTGGCGGCGAGTACTTGGACCAGAGTCCTCGCCGTGAACCGGGGCTGGGGAGCGGTTCGGCTTACCTCGATGCTTTGGACCGGCGGCCGGAAAGATTGGGAGGGCGGCGTTGA
- the LOC122046479 gene encoding glycosyltransferase BC10-like, which yields MVVTARALWRIWEQGRERTMILSSPFLVSFFLLVSVPMLFVLAPRILPPKTLPRIPDRDEVDDLALFRRATLASAEGGGLRRRAASPPKIAFMFLTNSDLSFAALWEQFFRGHERLFNVYIHADPSARLLLTPTPSFRGRFIPAKATQRGSPTLISAARRLLAGALMDDPANAFFALISQHCIPLHSFRFTYRAILSAPDASKPTHPEGALRRRRRSFIEILTGEPALWDRYVARGDDAMLPEVPFGRFRVGSQFFILARRHAVTIVRDRRLWKKFKMPCLKSREDSCYPEEHYFPTLLEMQDPEGCTRYTLTRVNWTDSVGGHPHTYRPPEISGKLIKTLRKSNSTYSYLFARKFSPDCLRPLLDLSHSVIFRDECSILDVSRLRKVYGAEANV from the coding sequence ATGGTTGTGACGGCGAGGGCTTTGTGGCGGATTTGGGAGCAGGGGCGAGAGCGGACGATGATTCTCTCGTCGCCATTTCTGGTCTCATTCTTTCTGCTGGTTTCGGTGCCGATGCTCTTCGTTCTGGCGCCGAGGATTTTGCCGCCAAAGACGCTCCCGCGCATACCCGACCGCGACGAGGTGGATGACCTCGCGCTCTTCCGACGCGCCACTCTCGCGTCTGCCGAAGGCGGCGGGCTGCGTCGACGCGCAGCCTCGCCGCCCAAGATTGCGTTCATGTTTCTTACCAATTCCGATCTCTCGTTCGCCGCTCTCTGGGAGCAGTTCTTCCGCGGACACGAGCGGCTGTTTAACGTGTACATCCACGCCGACCCTTCCGCCCGCCTTCTGCTCACACCGACGCCCTCTTTCCGCGGTAGATTCATCCCGGCCAAAGCGACGCAGCGAGGCTCGCCGACGCTCATCTCCGCGGCGCGCCGCCTTCTCGCGGGCGCCCTGATGGACGACCCAGCCAACGCCTTCTTCGCCCTCATCTCCCAGCATTGCATCCCTCTCCATTCCTTCCGCTTCACCTACCGAGCCATCCTCTCCGCCCCTGATGCCTCAAAGCCTACCCACCCAGAAGGCGCGCTCCGTCGTCGACGCCGGAGCTTCATCGAGATCCTCACAGGCGAACCGGCACTGTGGGACCGCTACGTCGCCCGCGGGGACGACGCGATGCTCCCGGAAGTGCCATTCGGCCGGTTCCGCGTTGGTTCGCAGTTCTTCATCCTAGCAAGGAGGCACGCCGTGACGATCGTGCGCGACCGCCGGCTgtggaagaagttcaagatgcctTGTCTGAAATCCAGAGAGGATTCATGCTACCCCGAGGAGCACTACTTCCCCACCCTTCTAGAGATGCAGGACCCCGAGGGGTGCACTCGTTACACTCTGACCAGAGTGAACTGGACTGATAGTGTCGGAGGCCACCCTCACACCTACCGTCCGCCGGAGATATCCGGCAAGCTAATCAAGACGCTCAGGAAGTCGAATTCCACTTACTCGTATCTCTTCGCACGAAAGTTCTCCCCCGACTGCCTTCGTCCCCTGCTCGACCTCAGTCACAGTGTTATATTTCGAGATGAGTGTTCTATTCTTGATGTCAGCCGGTTGCGAAAGGTTTACGGTGCAGAAGCAAATGTATGA
- the LOC122046414 gene encoding indole-3-acetaldehyde oxidase-like yields the protein MAGRLVFAVNRERFELAKVDPSTTLLEFLRTRTRFTGSKLGCGEGGCGACVVLLSKYDPVSDQVKEFSVSSCLTLLCSINFCSVTTTEGLGNTKDGYHSIHQRFSGFHATQCGFCTPGMCMSLFSALTNADKTDGPEPPIGFSKITKFEAQKAISGNLCRCTGYRPIADVCKSFAADVDLEDLGLNTFWKKPEDANVDKLPPHDQGKICTFPEFLKSEINSSMGALESSQDSGLPECQWYRPSSLEQVYKLLNSNEFTERHVKLVMGNTGSGIYKENDLYEKYIDLTGIPELSVAKRVSKGITFGAAVTISRAIEVLKEKDNTVLHSDGKLIFCKIADHMDKVASPFIRNMASLGGNLIMAQRNQFASDIATILLAVGSIVCFQTASGRLIISLEEFLKLPPCDDRTILISIHIPYWSSAIDSSSVTSKVMVSVPENDSSILFETYRAAPRPLGNAVSYLNSAFLAHVISDKISGNLILQNIHLAFGAYGSEHAIRARKVEEFLTGKILTASILLGAIHLLKETIIPKVGTRHSSYRASLAITFLFNFFQPLAKELVVAEKINNVDISSVATLTDYPNGKTNRSEDIMQPRTSKFEQLCNPNVILSSKQSVEFSTDYHPVGMPINKVGAEIQASGEAIYVDDIPSPKDCLYGAFVYSTRPLAHIEGITFKSTQASQKIIAYIGAGDIPKRGENIGCRFVFGDEPLFADSLTEYAGQCLGVVVAETQRYANMAAKQANIHYSNEDLEPPILSIEDAIARSSFFDLPPAIYPKQIGDLTKGMDEADYKILSAEIKLGSQYYFYMETQTALAIPDEDNCIVVYSSTQFPEHTQGVIAKCLGVPENNVRVITRRVGGGFGGKALPSMPIAAACALAAFTLHRPVRMYLDRKTDMIMIGGRHPMKINYSVGFKSDGKITALHIDLFINAGITIDLSPLIPSAVITALEKYNWGALSFNIKLCKTNLATKSAMRAPGDVQGSYIAEAIIEHVAAFLSMDTDSVRKQNLHTYESLRSFYGPSSGDASEYTLPVIVNELTSTASYLQRLGMVQYFNNCNKWKKRGISWVPIIYRVAPRPTPGKVSILNDGSVVIEVGGVEIGQGLWTKVKQMVAFVLGQLWDDVNLNLLDRLRIIQVDSLSLIQAGFTAGSTTSESSCEAVRLASGILVSRLKSLKQSLEEQMGSISWETLISQATMQAVNLSASAYWVPENKLDYLNYGAAISEVEVDILTGATTILRTDLTYDCGQSLNPAVDLGQIEGSFVQGIGFFLYEEHVENSDGLVVSDGTWTYKIPTVDTIPKQFNVKLMKSGHHEKRLLSSKASGEPPLLLASSVHCAVREAIRAARAEFSSNDDNHSASTFQLDVPATMPVVKELCGLNTVEKYLETLASSQGKVEA from the exons ATGGCTGGGAGGTTGGTGTTCGCTGTGAACAGAGAGAGGTTCGAGTTAGCCAAGGTCGATCCTTCCACCACCTTGCTCGAGTTCTTGAGAACCCGCACTCGATTCACTGGATCCAAGCTCGGTTGCGGCGAGG GTGGATGTGGGGCTTGTGTTGTTCTTCTTTCTAAATACGATCCAGTTAGTGATCAAGTGAAAGAATTCAGTGTTAGTTCTTGTCTTACACTACTTTGCAGTATAAATTTTTGCTCTGTTACCACTACTGAAGGACTTGGAAATACCAAAGATGGCTACCATTCAATTCATCAGAGGTTCTCAGGGTTTCATGCAACTCAGTGTGGCTTCTGCACTCCTGGTATGTGTATGTCACTCTTCTCTGCCCTTACAAATGCAGATAAGACTGATGGGCCTGAACCTCCCATTGGATTCTCTAAGATCACCAAATTTGAGGCTCAAAAGGCTATTTCTGGCAACCTTTGTCGATGCACCGGTTATAGACCCATTGCAGATGTCTGCAAGAGCTTTGCAGCTGATGTTGATTTGGAAGATTTGGGTCTAAATACATTTTGGAAGAAGCCAGAGGATGCAAATGTTGATAAACTACCTCCTCACGACCAAGGCAAAATTTGCACTTTTCCTGAATTCCTGAAATCTGAGATCAATTCCTCTATGGGTGCCTTAGAGAGTTCCCAAGATAGTGGCTTGCCAGAGTGCCAGTGGTATCGGCCTTCTAGCCTTGAACAAGTCTATAAACTTTTGAATTCCAATGAATTCACTGAAAGACATGTTAAATTGGTTATGGGTAACACAGGATCTGGCATTTACAAGGAAAATGACCTGTATGAAAAGTACATTGATCTCACAGGTATACCAGAACTCTCAGTTGCCAAAAGGGTTAGCAAAGGAATTACATTTGGAGCTGCTGTGACAATTTCCAGGGCTATTGaagtgctgaaagaaaaggataATACTGTACTCCATTCGGATGGAaaattaatcttttgtaaaattgCTGATCATATGGATAAGGTTGCTTCTCCCTTCATCAGAAATATGGCTAGCTTGGGCGGAAATCTGATTATGGCACAAAGAAATCAGTTTGCCTCAGATATTGCTACAATACTTCTTGCTGTTGGATCAATTGTTTGTTTTCAGACCGCTTCGGGGAGGTTAATTATTTCACTTGAAGAATTTCTTAAGTTGCCTCCATGTGATGACAGAACCATACTCATAAGCATACATATTCCTTATTGGAGTTCGGCAATAGATTCATCCTCTGTAACTAGCAAGGTCATGGTTTCTGTTCCTGAAAATGATTCCAGTATTCTGTTTGAAACATACCGAGCAGCTCCACGTCCACTTGGGAATGCTGTTTCTTATCTGAATTCTGCTTTCTTGGCTCATGTTATTTCTGATAAGATCTCTGGGAATCTTATTTTACAAAATATACACTTGGCTTTTGGGGCTTATGGTAGTGAACATGCCATCAGAGCAAGAAAAGTTGAGGAGTTCTTGACAGGCAAAATTCTCACAGCCTCAATTTTACTTGGAGCCATTCATTTACTGAAAGAGACCATAATACCAAAAGTAGGCACTCGTCATTCAAGCTACAGAGCAAGTTTGGCCATTACTTTTCTGTTCAATTTTTTTCAACCACTTGCCAAAGAATTAGTTGTGGCTGAGAAGATTAACAATGTGGATATATCTAGTGTTGCTACACTTACTGATTATCCAAATGGTAAAACTAATAGGTCTGAGGACATAATGCAACCAAGGACATCAAAATTTGAACAACTCTGCAATCCTAACGTCATCTTATCTTCAAAGCAGTCAGTTGAGTTTAGCACAGATTATCATCCTGTTGGCATGCCTATCAACAAAGTTGGAGCTGAAATTCAAGCCTCTG GTGAAGCAATATATGTCGATGATATTCCTTCTCCTAAAGATTGCCTTTATGGAGCATTTGTGTACAGCACACGTCCTTTGGCTCACATAGAGGGCATTACATTCAAATCTACACAGGCATCACAGAAAATCATTGCTTATATTGGTGCTGGTGACATCCCAAAACGAGGGGAAAACATTGGATGCAGATTTGTTTTTGGAGATGAACCACTATTTGCTGATTCTTTGACTGAATATGCTGGTCAATGTCTTGGTGTTGTG GTAGCAGAAACACAGAGATACGCCAACATGGCTGCTAAACAAGCAAACATACACTATTCCAATGAGGACTTGGAACCTCCAATCCTATCCATCGAAGATGCTATCGCAAGGTCAAGTTTCTTTGATCTGCCTCCCGCAATCTATCCTAAGCAGATCGGTGATCTGACCAAAGGAATGGATGAAGCTGATTATAAGATTCTCTCAGCCGAG ATTAAACTCGGTTCCCAATATTACTTTTACATGGAAACACAAACAGCTCTTGCCATTCCAGATGAAGATAACTGCATTGTGGTTTATAGTTCAACTCAATTTCCTGAGCATACCCAGGGTGTGATTGCAAAATGCCTTGGAGTACCGGAGAATAATGTTCGTGTAATTACAAGAAGAGTTGGAGGAGGTTTTGGCGGGAAAGCACTACCATCCATGCCG ATAGCAGCCGCATGTGCTCTTGCAGCATTTACATTGCATCGTCCAGTTAGGATGTACCTTGATCGCAAAACAGATATGATAATGATAGGAGGACGGCACCCAATGAAAATAAACTATTCTGTGGGTTTCAAGTCTGATGGGAAGATTACAGCCTTGCACATTGATTTATTTATAAATGCAGGCATAACAATCGATCTTAGTCCACTTATTCCATCTGCTGTTATAACAGCTTTGGAAAAGTACAATTGGGGTGCTCTCTCTTTCAATATCAAGTTATGCAAAACGAATCTCGCAACTAAATCAGCCATGCGAGCTCCAGGAGATGTACAGGGATCTTATATTGCTGAAGCTATTATTGAACATGTAGCAGCTTTCCTATCCATGGATACTGATTCTGTCAGAAAGCAAAATCTGCACACCTATGAAAGCCTTAGGTCATTTTATGGACCCAGCAGTGGTGATGCTTCAGAATATACTCTACCTGTTATAGTCAATGAATTGACTTCAACAGCTAGCTATCTGCAACGCCTTGGAATGGTCCAATATTTCAATAATTGCAATAAGTGGAAAAAACGAGGAATATCCTGGGTACCTATTATATACCGTGTTGCACCAAGGCCAACGCCAGGGAAAGTATCTATTCTAAATGATGGCTCAGTAGTTATTGAAGTTGGAGGTGTTGAAATAGGCCAGGGGCTGTGGACAAAGGTAAAGCAAATGGTAGCATTTGTTCTCGGACAGCTTTGGGATGacgtaaatttaaatcttttggaTAGGTTGAGGATCATCCAAGTAGATAGTTTGAGTTTGATTCAGGCAGGTTTTACTGCTGGAAGCACCACATCTGAATCAAGCTGTGAAGCAGTTCGTCTTGCTAGCGGTATTCTAGTCAGCAGATTGAAGTCACTCAAGCAAAGTTTAGAAGAACAAATGGGTTCAATCTCATGGGAGACCCTAATTTCCCAG GCAACTATGCAAGCAGTGAACTTGTCAGCGAGTGCTTATTGGGTCCCAGAGAATAAATTAGACTATCTGAACTATGGAGCTGCTATAAGTGAG GTGGAGGTTGATattcttacaggagctactaccATCTTAAGGACAGATCTTACTTATGACTGCGGGCAGAGCTTGAATCCTGCTGTGGATCTAGGACAG ATTGAAGGTTCCTTTGTTCAAGGAATTGGGTTCTTTTTGTACGAGGAACATGTGGAAAACTCAGATGGCTTGGTAGTTTCAGACGGTACTTGGACATATAAGATCCCTACTGTCGACACCATCCCGAAGCAATTCAACGTTAAACTAATGAAAAGTGGGCATCACGAGAAGCGTCTACTTTCCTCAAAGG CTTCCGGAGAACCGCCACTGCTTCTAGCTTCTTCAGTTCACTGTGCGGTTCGAGAAGCGATAAGAGCTGCTCGGGCTGAGTTCTCTTCCAACGACGATAACCATTCCGCATCGACATTCCAACTCGACGTTCCGGCAACCATGCCAGTAGTGAAAGAGCTGTGTGGCCTAAACACGGTGGAGAAGTACTTGGAGACTTTGGCGTCTTCTCAAGGGAAAGTGGAAGCCTAA
- the LOC122046423 gene encoding DEAD-box ATP-dependent RNA helicase 41-like, protein MEDNQIASLMDHNGTLDPACDTRECPVKQRCQEQREALPREPHCVICGRYGEYICDQTDEDICSIECKTILLARHENTQNTRLNPAPLVKIPTNDECFYVKGNNKTDLGGLTSIQIESLRSKIELCIKGTSVPAPVLSFSSCYLPEKLEKNLESAGYVIPTPVQMQAIPAALERRNLLVSADTGSGKTASFLVPVISYCSSIRLRHASGQKNPLAVVLSPTRELCIQVEEQAKLLGKGLPFKTALVVGGDPLAGQIYRIQNGVELIVATPGRLIDLLTKHDIELSEVSILVVDEVDCMLQNGFRDQVMQIFQALSQPQALMFSATVSKEVERMASSMADDLIFISVGKPNRPSNSVKHIVIWVESKKKKQKLFEILMSKQHYNPPVVVFVGSRLGADVLSEAIFTATGIKALSIHGEKTMKDRREILRQFLTGEISIIVSTGVLGRGIDLLKVQQVIIFDMPNSMEEFIHQVGRASRMGEEGTAITFVNDEDKKLFRELVQNLKSVGAAIPKELANSKYLSAYGFSQPRKRRKYGS, encoded by the exons ATGGAGGACAACCAGATAGCTTCTTTGATGGATCACAACGGAACTCTCGACCCTGCATGTGACACTCGAG AATGCCCTGTGAAGCAGAGATGTCAGGAACAGAGGGAAGCACTTCCAAGGGAACCTCATTGTGTCATTTGTGGTCGTTATGGTGAGTATATATGTGATCAGACAGATGAAGACATTTGCAGCATAGAGTGTAAAACAATCCTCTTGGCAAGACATGAAAATACTCAAAATACAAGATTGAATCCTGCTCCTCTAGTGAAAATTCCTACAAATGATGAGTGTTTTTATGTTAAAGGCAATAATAAAACTGACTTAGGAGGTTTAACGTCGATTCAGATTGAATCCTTGAGAAGCAAAATTGAACTTTGCATCAAAGGAACTTCCGTTCCTGCTCCGGTGTTATCCTTTTCTTCTTGTTATCTTCCGGAAAAGCTTGAGAAAAATCTTGAAAGTGCTGGCTATGTGATACCAACTCCAGTACAGATGCAAGCCATACCTGCAGCATTAGAAAGGAGAAATTTGCTTGTTTCTGCTGACACTGGATCTGGAAAAACAGCTTCATTTCTGGTTCCTGTAATTTCTTATTGTTCAAGCATCCGGTTGCGGCATGCCTCTGGGCAGAAAAATCCATTGGCTGTGGTTCTATCTCCCACCAGAGAGCTGTGCATTCAGGTGGAGGAGCAAGCCAAGTTACTTGGGAAAGGTTTGCCTTTTAAAACTGCTCTTGTGGTTGGTGGAGACCCATTGGCTGGGCAAATCTATCGGATCCAAAATGGTGTTGAATTAATTGTTGCCACCCCTGGAAGGTTGATAGATCTTCTAACTAAGCATGACATCGAGCTCAGTGAGGTATCCATTCTGGTTGTAGATGAGGTGGACTGCATGCTGCAGAACGGATTTCGAGATCAAGTGATGCAAATATTTCAAGCCCTTTCCCAACCCCAAGCATTGATGTTCTCAGCAACTGTTTCTAAAGAGGTTGAGAGAATGGCTAGCTCAATGGCTGATGACTTGATATTTATCTCTGTTGGCAAGCCAAACAGGCCCAGCAACTCAGTAAAACACATTGTCATTTGGGTAGAatcaaagaagaagaagcagaagctttttGAGATATTAATGAGCAAACAACATTATAATCCACCTGTTGTTGTGTTTGTGGGTTCGAGACTAGGAGCTGATGTTTTGTCGGAGGCAATTTTTACTGCAACTGGAATTAAGGCCCTTTCAATTCATGGTGAGAAGACGATGAAGGATAGAAGAGAAATCCTTCGGCAGTTTCTGACAGGAGAGATTTCGATTATTGTCTCAACTGGAGTTTTGGGACGAGGAATCGACCTGTTGAAAGTACAACAGGTAATTATTTTTGACATGCCAAATTCAATGGAGGAATTTATTCATCAAGTGGGAAGGGCATCAAGAATGGGAGAGGAAGGTACAGCAATTACCTTTGTGAATGACGAGGACAAAAAGTTATTCAGGGAACTTGTTCAAAACCTGAAATCTGTTGGAGCTGCTATTCCAAAGGAACTTGCTAATTCAAAGTATTTGAGTGCCTATGGATTTAGCCAACCAAGGAAGCGGCGGAAATATGGTTCTTAA